The genomic window CCACAGGAATCGCCGCCTGGTGCAAACAAAGGAAAGCGCGAgacgaccacgcccacgcccaCAGATCAATAATTCAATCGCGATCATGTCGTGTCGTTTATTTAGAAGTCgcatcgattcgtcgactaAGGATTTTCGTTCGATGGTGATAAGCGCCGCTCTTCAgacgtttctcttcattttcgAAATTTTGACGTGCGTCAAAGCGGAAGGAAGTCGCGTGACGTGGCTAACGGCTTTTTCgcctctcttttttctattggtCGCCACTCTGATCGCCTGCATTTGGGCGTGGAGAAACGATAGAAATGTCGAGgtaacgtgacgtcaaaaaattcgaaattttttgattgcgacgtcttttcctcctcAGTTCGAAATTTTCGTTCTTTCCAACGTTCTACAGATTATCTTTCTCAGTTTGCGTCTTGATAATTTCATAAATTGGGACTGGCAAGTAAGCTAAGAAGAAATAATCAATCCCCCACTCAAAATTAGCCAATAATAAAATAGCTTGTTTTGATTCCTTTGTGGATTGAATTGTGTGTACTCGGATTTGTCATTCTCTATTTCATTATTTGGGCCTGTCTCATCTATCACAGCGACAACATTCTCCCCGAGGGCCAAAAACTGGGTCTCGTACTGGCTCTCCTCTTTACCATTGCTTACATCACAGCTATCATATTTATAGTATAGAATTTTATCTTCTATCTTTCGTAATTATCTTTACTTTTCCATTTTTAGGCTATTCTCGTTGAAAAGGTTGATAACAACGTTGACATTCCATACGCAAATGTTTTCATACCGCTTCACATTGCCTTATTTGCACTCCTGCTGACGTCATGTTTACATCGCGGAGGAAATCAATGTAAGAGACCCATTCATTATAATTTAACCAACAAATCACTTTTATTATATAGGGTGGTTTGGTATGCAGAAGAGTTTCTGCAATAGTCTATTAATTTGCTTACCGTGGTTACAAGAATACGGGAATATATCTTTTTCAGCCGAGGCAGTcgaagaacaagaagaagaagaaagggaGACGTCACCGGCGCGATTAGAGGatctaaaaatagaaattaaaTATAGTAGTGAcgtaaaaagaaagaaagaagagacagtCG from Oscarella lobularis chromosome 1, ooOscLobu1.1, whole genome shotgun sequence includes these protein-coding regions:
- the LOC136189916 gene encoding transmembrane protein 185B-like, yielding MYTRSFYARVRRNAHCACVGAEMNLKGLFNNFNASKFVVFFCLLLFSILLSLRIDETITCHYCAVFVPLWLWKGLVLAGCATGIAAWCKQRSRIDSSTKDFRSMVISAALQTFLFIFEILTCVKAEGSRVTWLTAFSPLFFLLVATLIACIWAWRNDRNVEFEIFVLSNVLQIIFLSLRLDNFINWDWQLVLIPLWIELCVLGFVILYFIIWACLIYHSDNILPEGQKLGLVLALLFTIAYITAIIFIAILVEKVDNNVDIPYANVFIPLHIALFALLLTSCLHRGGNQWWFGMQKSFCNSLLICLPWLQEYGNISFSAEAVEEQEEEERETSPARLEDLKIEIKYSSDVKRKKEETVVPITSIEQPD